In a genomic window of Magnolia sinica isolate HGM2019 chromosome 14, MsV1, whole genome shotgun sequence:
- the LOC131226161 gene encoding probable galacturonosyltransferase-like 4 — protein sequence MATWSPSPLQLLGLLSFLLFLQWAAAAPTVHFNLIKKPSPNVPTFREAPAYRNADECGPPTSNLIHISMTLDANYLRGTMAAVLSILQHTSCPENVAFHFLSARFEPVLLSSIISTFPYLNFKVYRFDSSRVKGKISKSIRLALDQPLNYARIYLADLIPADVGRIIYLDSDIVVVDDIRKLWEVDLDGKVVGAPEYCHANFTKYFTDAFWLDPVLAGTFEGRKPCYFNTGVMIMDVDKWREGGYTKKVEDWMGVQKHKRIYQLGSLPPFLLVLAGNIKAVDHRWNQHGLGGDNIEGRCRRLHPGTISLLHWSGKGKPWLRLDSRKPCNVDHLWAPYDLYRPLSPRLEG from the coding sequence ATGGCCACTTGGAGCCCCTCCccccttcaactccttggcctcCTGTCCTTCCTCCTATTCCTCCAATGGGCCGCCGCTGCACCCACCGTCCATTTCAACCTCATCAAGAAGCCATCACCCAATGTGCCCACCTTCCGGGAGGCCCCGGCATACCGTAATGccgatgagtgtggcccaccaacctcCAACCTCATCCACATCTCCATGACCCTCGATGCCAACTACCTCAGGGGGACCATGGCCGCCGTCCTGTCGATCCTCCAGCACACATCGTGCCCCGAGAATGTCGCATTCCACTTCCTCTCCGCACGGTTCGAGCCGGTCCTCTTGTCCAGCATCATTTCCACCTTCCCGTACCTCAACTTCAAGGTGTACCGCTTCGACTCGAGCCGCGTCAAGGGGAAGATATCCAAGTCAATTCGCCTCGCGCTGGACCAGCCGTTGAACTATGCACGCATCTACCTTGCGGACCTCATCCCTGCCGATGTGGGCCGCATCATCTACCTGGATTCAGACATCGTCGTGGTGGACGACATCAGGAAGCTATGGGAGGTAGACCTTGATGGGAAGGTTGTGGGTGCACCAGAGTATTGCCATGCAAACTTTACAAAGTACTTCACTGATGCATTCTGGCTTGATCCGGTTTTGGCAGGAACATTTGAAGGTAGGAAGCCATGTTATTTCAATACAGGGGTCATGATCATGGATGTTGATAAATGGAGAGAAGGAGGTTATACAAAGAAGGTTGAAGATTGGATGGGGGTGCAAAAGCATAAGAGGATATATCAGTTGGGGTCTTTGCCTCCTTTCTTGCTTGTGTTGGCTGGGAATATAAAAGCTGTAGATCATAGATGGAACCAACATGGCTTGGGTGGGGATAACATTGAAGGCAGGTGTAGGAGACTTCACCCAGGCACAATCAGTCTCCTACATTGGAGTGGAAAAGGGAAGCCATGGTTGAGGTTGGACTCTAGGAAACCATGCAATGTGGACCACCTATGGGCCCCATATGATCTCTACCGTCCTTTGTCGCCCCGCTTGGA